TTTATAGCAAATAAAATTGATGTTGGCGGCTGATGTCTGATTCAAAGACTATTAAACAGATAAAATTAATGCGGCGAAATATTAGATTAGTATAGCCCTCGACCAACAGATAAAATAAATATAACGATATTAGACTGACCTGTCAAGGTTAAATATGTGTTTGCCGACACATTTATCGCACTTCGCTACTCCAGATGTTGCAAATATTACAAGCATGTGATAACAATAATTAATATTAATTAATTGCCTTGACATATTAAGAAAATATCATTTTTTAAGCATAAATACATCATTGATTACAATTATGCACTATATACAAAAATTAGTCGTTGTTTTAGTCGCGTTCTTAATGATTCTTGCAGTGACATGCGGCGACAGCGATAATCCCATTTACAGCGGACAAAATCCATTTCCCGCGGTCAGCGGCCCCGGCCTGTATATTCCCGATACGACATTCGATTTTGGTTATGTTCCTCAGTTTGGCACCATAAGCCACAAATACCGGATGTATTCCGTCGGGGATGATACCCTGAATATCCTTCAGATCCGACCCGGCTGAGGCTGCACCAGAGCTCCTTTGGAAAAGGACCAGCTTCTTCCCGGCGATAGCCTTGATCTGGAAATTATCTTCAGCTCCAAAGCCTATTATGGGATGGTGACCAAATCACCCGCCATTTACACGAATGAACCTGATTCCCTGATGCCCCAGAAAATAAGGCGGATTGTCCTGACCGCAAATGTTTATCGCAGTCTCGATACCACTTACCCGATCAATATAATGCCCCACTTATTCAATATCACGACTCCCGTGAATGAAACCGACGACACAATTCCATTTCAAATCAAAAATTTTTCCAGGAACCGGGTCTATATAAATATCGTTGACTACCCGCGGGATTTTTTGAAATTGAGGATGCCGGATAGAATCGGCGCCGGGCAAACGGCAACCGGTTTTATTTCCCTTACGCCTCTTGGGCTGACCAGCGAATTTAGAAAATCAATCACGATCGAATTGAATGGCCCCGGCCGAACCCGCTTTACTATTCCGGTCACGCGGGTACTGCCCGATAGAACACCTTGAGATTAAGGCCATTTTTTCAATTAACCCCCCAAGCCTTATAATTTTTGTATTAATAATAGGAATTTATTAAAATAATCGGAATTGTGGCGCCGGCTGCCGGGCGGCCTGTCGGAACTTTCTATCCGGCTGACTGTTATAGCCATAGAATAAAAGTGTTGCTCAAAAAAGTGGATAGTGTATATTGTGACGATAAAATTTTCCTGTTCAGAAATTGAGCAGGCTGACGATAAAATTATTAAGGAGTAAAAGTTGCATAACTTTTTACTGTTTTTTATGGGAGGCCCCGAAGCCTCACAGGGCGGGGGTTCGTTCTTTGCAACCTGGGGTATATTAATCCCGCTATTCCTGATTATGTATCTGTTACTTATCAGGCCCCAGCGGAAAAGACAAAAGGAGCACGAGAAATTGCTTACGGAGTTGAAAAAAGGCGATAAAGTGGTGACCAACAGCGGTATTTTTGGCAGCATTTTCGCCATTTATGACGACAAAAACAAGATCGTGCTCAAAATTACCGATGAAGTTAAAATTGAAGTTCTGAAGTCCTCCATTGCGGGTAAGGTGGACTGAAAGTTAGGGAGTTTTTGTGGCAGACAGGCCGATAGTTTATTACGGCGACCCGGTTCTAAGGGAAGAAGCTGAAGCAATCCAGGAAGTTGACCGGGAGACAAAAGATTTGGTGAGCGATATGATCGCCGCCCTTAAAGATGCCGGCGGGTTGGGCCTGGCGGCGCCTCAGGTAGGCGTTCCCAGGAGAATTTTTATCATCGATTTGACATCGATTGATTTAACCGAATCCATAAAAGTTTTCATCAATCCCAAAATTATATATACCTCCGAAGAAGAGGTTGTATTGGAAGAAGGCTGCCTTTCATTTCCGGGAATATTTCAACGTATTCAAAGGCC
The candidate division Zixibacteria bacterium HGW-Zixibacteria-1 genome window above contains:
- the def gene encoding peptide deformylase, with translation MADRPIVYYGDPVLREEAEAIQEVDRETKDLVSDMIAALKDAGGLGLAAPQVGVPRRIFIIDLTSIDLTESIKVFINPKIIYTSEEEVVLEEGCLSFPGIFQRIQRPEVVRVRATDLEGKEFTLEASGMLARAIQHENDHLNGVLFIDYFSPLSRALVKGKLNKLRKMAAAS
- the yajC gene encoding preprotein translocase subunit YajC → MGGPEASQGGGSFFATWGILIPLFLIMYLLLIRPQRKRQKEHEKLLTELKKGDKVVTNSGIFGSIFAIYDDKNKIVLKITDEVKIEVLKSSIAGKVD